Proteins encoded together in one Ictidomys tridecemlineatus isolate mIctTri1 chromosome 3, mIctTri1.hap1, whole genome shotgun sequence window:
- the LOC144375980 gene encoding CMRF35-like molecule 6 has product MSPRGLTAWPPLALLLLWLPDCFPLSGPSKVTGTVGGSLRGTNKVTGTVGGSLIVQCQYGKEFKGYDKLWCKKSLVHCKDIVKTRGSGGKVRSGRVSIRDHPAKLSFTVTMERLTLEDAGSYECGVHTPWLSILDLSFKVEVAVQPALTTASSPESPTSTQRPPTSLPTHSWPPTTREDTPSAHPQPGPLVINVHLLLLVLKVLLLLSMLSAVLWVNRPQRSSRSR; this is encoded by the exons actGTTTTCCTCTGAGCGGCCCCAGCAAGGTGACGGGCACCGTGGGAGGATCCCTGCGTGGCACAAACAAGGTGACGGGCACCGTGGGAGGATCCCTGATTGTGCAGTGTCAGTATGGCAAAGAATTCAAGGGCTATGacaaactgtggtgcaaaaaatCACTTGTACATTGTAAAGATATTGTGAAGACCAGAGGCTCAGGGGGAAAGGTGCGGAGCGGCCGAGTGTCCATCAGGGACCACCCTGCAAAGCTCAGCTTCACAGTGACCATGGAGCGCCTCACCCTGGAGGACGCAGGCTCCTATGAGTGCGGGGTGCACACACCATGGCTCAGCATCCTTGACCTGTCCTTCAAGGTTGAGGTGGCCGTGCAGCCAG CCCTGACCACAGCCTCCAGCCCTGAGAGCCCCACAAGCACCCAGAGGCCTCCCACGTCCCTGCCAACACACAGCTGGCCCCCCACGACCAGAGAGGACACCCCCAGTGCCCACCCACAGCCTGG GCCCCTGGTCATCAATGTCCATCTCCTGCTCCTGGTCTTGAAGGTGCTCCTGCTCCTGAGCATGCTCAGTGCTGTCCTCTGGGTGAACAGGCCTCAGAGGAGCTCCAGGTCCAGGTAA